One part of the Bdellovibrio bacteriovorus genome encodes these proteins:
- a CDS encoding ATP-binding protein: protein MNQKQLPWWTWVLPFFILLGGTFLSLTFKISQGIYWIYFPINFGVIMALWWGPRVFAAVFLNALVAVSLFGVPRPTLYPLFALPETLEVIFSWFLVRERFKDLHAWKPSPKNISLYFVYGLLIPSVICSIAIQALFVLTGIQDKTLFGWSTLITTVGDLTGAIFISIPALILISPWLRKHNLSLFAVKPLPPMHWETLSRKEKVLFAVVLTGMLALAVSVHLPQTWYVYGILMLLSAAWYGMYAALAVNTWVVFLTIILPKMTNLPWSNSFIEVQTPATLLTLCFCSLITGSAVTSLTGKIRELSETEGQLKAAKEQAEEASRAKSEFLARMSHEIRTPLNSVLGMLELLRETQLSKDQERYLTLFSHAGENLKALINDLLDFSKIEAKALTVENVSYNIHSTIRSVFEILQIKAEEQGLHFELQVSKDVPALQWGDPTRLRQVLFNLIGNALKFTNEGHVKVKVDLTKETPEQLLIEVQDTGIGIPRDKQSKLFSPFFQGDPTITRKYGGTGLGLVISKNLVEIMGGTMEMKSLAGRGTTFRILLPHRPDFSSNIEKKAKPAMVWSQLPTDKRFRLLLVDDSEDNRVLMIHYLKSLPFDCDEAVNGQEAFEKFKERKYDLVFMDMQMPIMTGYKSTELIRYYEKMNKLPHTPIIALTATAVVEDLQRAISSGCDSYAVKPVKKAEILEILAHNLTTKSPTKEAFKEPPSPSI, encoded by the coding sequence ATGAACCAAAAGCAACTTCCCTGGTGGACCTGGGTCCTTCCCTTTTTCATCCTACTTGGAGGCACATTTTTAAGCCTCACCTTCAAGATATCCCAGGGGATCTACTGGATCTATTTCCCGATCAACTTCGGTGTGATCATGGCTCTGTGGTGGGGGCCTCGGGTTTTTGCTGCCGTTTTCCTGAATGCTCTGGTCGCAGTTTCGCTGTTTGGCGTGCCTCGACCAACACTTTATCCCCTGTTTGCCCTGCCTGAAACTCTGGAAGTAATTTTCTCGTGGTTCCTGGTTCGTGAACGCTTCAAGGACCTGCATGCCTGGAAACCCAGCCCCAAAAACATCAGTCTTTATTTTGTATATGGTCTGCTGATTCCGTCCGTGATTTGCTCTATCGCGATTCAAGCCCTGTTTGTTTTAACCGGCATTCAGGATAAAACCCTGTTCGGTTGGAGCACCCTGATCACAACCGTCGGCGATCTCACGGGTGCCATCTTCATAAGTATCCCGGCACTGATTCTTATTTCGCCATGGCTGCGCAAACACAATCTGTCCCTATTTGCAGTCAAACCTCTTCCGCCAATGCATTGGGAAACATTGAGTCGCAAAGAAAAGGTTTTATTTGCAGTCGTCCTGACGGGAATGCTGGCGCTGGCTGTATCCGTTCATCTGCCCCAAACCTGGTACGTCTATGGAATATTGATGCTGCTTTCAGCTGCGTGGTACGGAATGTACGCCGCATTGGCCGTGAACACCTGGGTGGTCTTCCTGACAATCATTCTGCCAAAGATGACCAATCTTCCGTGGTCCAACAGCTTTATCGAGGTGCAAACCCCGGCCACCTTGCTGACGTTGTGTTTCTGCTCTCTGATTACGGGCTCTGCCGTGACATCTTTGACCGGAAAGATCCGGGAGCTGAGTGAAACCGAAGGCCAGCTTAAAGCGGCAAAAGAGCAGGCCGAAGAAGCGTCTCGCGCAAAATCCGAATTTCTGGCCCGCATGAGCCATGAAATCCGAACACCTTTGAACTCTGTTCTGGGAATGCTGGAACTGCTGCGCGAAACCCAACTTTCCAAAGATCAGGAACGTTATCTGACCTTATTCAGTCATGCAGGGGAAAACCTGAAAGCCCTGATCAATGACCTGCTGGATTTTTCAAAGATTGAAGCCAAAGCGCTGACTGTGGAAAACGTCAGCTATAATATTCACAGCACCATTCGCAGCGTTTTTGAAATCCTGCAAATCAAAGCCGAGGAACAAGGCCTGCACTTTGAATTGCAGGTTTCCAAGGATGTCCCCGCTCTGCAATGGGGGGACCCGACCCGCCTGCGACAGGTGCTGTTCAATCTGATCGGCAATGCGCTAAAATTCACCAATGAAGGCCATGTCAAAGTGAAGGTGGATCTGACCAAGGAAACCCCCGAACAATTGCTGATCGAGGTGCAGGACACCGGCATTGGCATTCCTCGCGACAAACAGTCCAAACTGTTTTCACCGTTCTTTCAGGGTGATCCGACGATCACCCGCAAATATGGCGGCACGGGGCTTGGTCTGGTGATTTCAAAGAACCTGGTTGAAATCATGGGTGGCACCATGGAGATGAAAAGCCTTGCCGGACGCGGAACGACGTTCCGGATTTTACTGCCACACCGTCCTGATTTTAGCAGCAACATCGAGAAAAAGGCCAAGCCCGCCATGGTATGGAGCCAGCTTCCCACCGACAAACGCTTCCGTCTGCTGCTGGTGGATGATTCAGAAGACAACCGCGTTCTGATGATTCACTATTTAAAAAGCCTGCCGTTTGACTGCGACGAAGCCGTCAACGGCCAGGAGGCGTTTGAAAAATTCAAAGAGCGTAAATACGATCTGGTCTTTATGGACATGCAAATGCCCATCATGACCGGGTATAAGTCCACCGAACTGATCAGATACTATGAAAAAATGAACAAACTTCCCCATACGCCAATCATCGCCCTGACGGCCACTGCGGTGGTGGAAGACCTGCAACGAGCCATCAGCAGCGGCTGTGATTCCTACGCCGTGAAGCCGGTAAAGAAGGCCGAGATTTTAGAAATTCTGGCTCACAACTTGACGACGAAATCCCCGACCAAGGAAGCCTTTAAAGAGCCGCCATCACCCAGTATTTGA
- a CDS encoding sulfurtransferase: MKFVLIAAFVVLSACQMKPTKVTVQEPVMGENVTAEQLIKGKTVILDARPAFEFNLAHVPGSINVRWEDFSQQNPKSRGLLQNDLFAIARRLALVGVDPSTPVVVLGKGAQGAGEEGRVAWTLKVLGVKNVYTLVHTSYREMNTNPNREAPPVQNKPYWKPEVAENLDTSFKVFKADVTQNEKPVIVLDVRSGQEFALRNLSTEKSVKAPVVNLEWREFFDDKGLPSKIIERALYEKNISKDSRILVVSNHGVRSGAVVYALNYLGYKKATNFAGGYEQWK; encoded by the coding sequence ATGAAGTTTGTTTTGATTGCAGCATTTGTGGTGCTTTCTGCGTGTCAGATGAAGCCGACGAAGGTGACGGTGCAAGAGCCGGTGATGGGTGAAAATGTCACGGCCGAACAATTGATCAAAGGCAAGACGGTGATCCTGGATGCTCGTCCGGCGTTTGAATTTAATCTGGCGCATGTGCCGGGCTCTATCAATGTTCGTTGGGAGGATTTTTCTCAACAAAATCCCAAGTCCCGTGGATTGTTGCAAAATGACCTTTTTGCGATTGCTCGCAGACTCGCTCTGGTGGGCGTAGATCCGTCGACTCCCGTAGTGGTGTTGGGTAAAGGTGCGCAAGGGGCTGGGGAAGAAGGTCGTGTGGCCTGGACACTGAAAGTCCTGGGGGTGAAAAACGTTTATACTTTGGTTCACACTTCTTATCGAGAAATGAACACCAATCCCAACCGTGAAGCGCCTCCGGTTCAGAACAAGCCTTACTGGAAGCCGGAAGTGGCGGAAAACCTGGATACATCTTTTAAAGTGTTCAAGGCAGACGTCACTCAAAATGAAAAGCCTGTGATCGTACTGGATGTGCGTTCCGGTCAGGAATTCGCATTGCGCAATCTTTCGACGGAAAAATCCGTGAAAGCGCCGGTGGTGAATCTTGAGTGGCGCGAGTTCTTTGACGATAAAGGCCTTCCATCCAAAATAATCGAGCGGGCCCTTTACGAGAAGAACATTTCTAAAGACAGCCGCATTCTGGTTGTCAGCAATCACGGTGTTCGCTCCGGTGCCGTGGTGTATGCTTTGAATTATCTGGGTTATAAAAAAGCCACAAACTTTGCCGGGGGCTATGAACAATGGAAGTAA
- a CDS encoding HD-GYP domain-containing protein — translation MDSTTYFRIRLSTIRPDKVTSFDIYILVDGKHILYLRAGDKLASGKIKTLHGRDTGDSFFVRMEDKQTYRDWVKEEMNSDLLNPFDKAKILRESSVALMEDLFENPDVNKALDESRPIITDFIDLMESAPEAMGFMISLSGHDFYTYNHSLDVSIYSLGLGKALGYDAKTLEELGVGALFHDIGKRSVSLDILCKKGGLTDAEWEQMKMHPQYGLVIMNNHPNISDAIKAACFEHHESWAGNGYPQQLVAEEIHPFARIVAITDTYDAMTTQRSYNVPMTPMDAVAMMKEKLAGRYDPDMLKAMYSVLFKIKVA, via the coding sequence ATGGATTCCACGACTTACTTCCGCATCCGTCTAAGCACAATTCGCCCTGATAAAGTCACCAGTTTTGACATTTACATCCTTGTGGATGGTAAACATATTCTTTACCTGCGCGCCGGCGACAAACTTGCTTCCGGTAAAATCAAAACTTTGCACGGACGTGACACGGGGGATTCTTTCTTCGTGCGCATGGAAGACAAACAGACTTATCGCGACTGGGTGAAGGAAGAAATGAACTCGGACCTTCTGAACCCGTTTGATAAAGCCAAAATCCTGCGGGAATCCTCGGTTGCGTTGATGGAAGATCTCTTTGAAAATCCGGATGTGAACAAGGCGCTGGATGAATCCCGCCCGATTATCACCGATTTCATTGACCTGATGGAAAGCGCACCGGAAGCCATGGGCTTTATGATCTCGTTGTCCGGACATGACTTCTATACCTACAATCATTCTTTGGACGTTAGCATTTATTCTTTGGGCTTGGGTAAAGCTCTTGGCTATGATGCAAAAACTTTGGAAGAGTTGGGTGTGGGTGCCCTTTTCCACGATATTGGCAAACGCAGCGTCAGTCTGGACATCCTTTGCAAAAAAGGCGGCTTAACAGATGCCGAGTGGGAGCAAATGAAAATGCACCCGCAGTACGGTTTGGTTATCATGAACAACCACCCGAACATCAGTGATGCAATCAAGGCCGCCTGTTTTGAGCACCACGAATCCTGGGCTGGGAACGGTTATCCTCAGCAACTGGTGGCGGAAGAAATCCACCCGTTTGCAAGGATCGTCGCCATCACCGACACCTATGACGCCATGACCACACAAAGATCCTACAACGTGCCGATGACACCGATGGATGCCGTCGCCATGATGAAGGAAAAACTGGCCGGTCGTTATGATCCCGACATGCTGAAAGCCATGTATTCAGTACTTTTCAAAATAAAGGTCGCTTAG
- a CDS encoding S1 family peptidase, with protein MLKKLSLTLLSVAMLAACGQQNTAEILSEDSQSGVIGGEKVEMGSRIMRSTVGLYDEGSGTLCTGTLISKELVLTAAHCVTPGSTHQLVFFTDDIKNMNAYNSRYAIKALRHEDYERNRGRKYDTADIALVRIRGEYIPVGYAPAPIFADFQSLKQGSEVVVAGYGLSWAWGVKKGSGALRTTKLKVGEARYGQNEVLIAQSVKKGVCSGDSGGPAYIDKNGELYLMGVTSRGDSMATPLTPKCFQFSIYSRVDAYLPWIKKTSELLLKDR; from the coding sequence ATGCTTAAGAAACTTTCTTTGACTTTGTTGTCAGTGGCGATGCTTGCAGCCTGTGGGCAGCAAAATACCGCAGAAATTCTGTCGGAAGACTCGCAATCCGGAGTCATTGGCGGTGAAAAGGTTGAAATGGGCAGCCGGATCATGCGTTCCACCGTAGGGCTGTATGATGAAGGCTCTGGTACGTTGTGTACGGGAACTTTGATTTCGAAAGAACTGGTTTTGACGGCCGCACATTGTGTGACCCCGGGTTCCACCCATCAGTTGGTGTTCTTTACTGACGACATTAAAAACATGAATGCTTATAATTCCCGATATGCCATCAAAGCTTTGCGCCATGAGGACTATGAACGAAACCGTGGCCGCAAATATGACACTGCCGACATCGCGCTGGTCCGAATCCGGGGCGAATATATTCCGGTGGGTTATGCCCCGGCACCGATCTTTGCTGACTTTCAAAGTCTGAAACAAGGTTCCGAAGTCGTGGTTGCAGGATATGGACTGAGCTGGGCGTGGGGCGTGAAGAAAGGTTCTGGAGCTCTTCGCACCACGAAGCTCAAAGTCGGTGAGGCCCGCTACGGACAAAACGAGGTTCTGATAGCTCAGTCAGTGAAAAAAGGTGTGTGCAGTGGCGACTCCGGCGGCCCGGCGTATATTGATAAAAACGGTGAATTGTATCTGATGGGCGTGACCAGTCGGGGTGACTCGATGGCGACACCGCTAACGCCGAAATGTTTCCAGTTTTCCATTTATTCGCGTGTGGATGCTTACCTTCCTTGGATCAAAAAAACCTCGGAGTTGTTGTTGAAGGATCGTTAA
- a CDS encoding trypsin-like serine peptidase, which yields MRFLLCALLPLVLAACTGSTPEALSKIEAPGAIYNGDTREDVSTSSSPEKELVKATAVLVHSYRLVPAQNPVVKLNSTPLEQLYPLCPNEKFLTQPTLGFCSGTLIAPNLVLTAGHCVENQKDCNDSHFIFGWTEEKSRQALLPSSEIYNCKGIVKFELNIRKNIDYAILELDRPVPGVRPAKIAKEVLLKPDQTLLSLSHPLGLPVKKDYARVLSDTPEMHTFKVQVDTFSGSSGSPLYNTQGEIVGILSRGMDDILEDDIYRVQKEGGCINFNACAVGLCFGQTYYKAPRIDL from the coding sequence GTGAGATTCCTTCTCTGCGCCCTTCTTCCACTGGTCCTGGCCGCCTGCACAGGTTCGACCCCTGAGGCTTTATCCAAAATAGAGGCTCCGGGTGCTATTTACAACGGCGACACCCGTGAAGATGTCAGCACCTCGTCGTCCCCGGAAAAAGAACTGGTCAAGGCTACGGCCGTACTGGTTCATTCTTACCGACTGGTGCCAGCGCAAAACCCAGTCGTTAAGCTGAACTCCACCCCACTGGAACAGCTTTATCCCCTGTGCCCGAATGAAAAGTTCCTGACCCAGCCGACGCTGGGGTTTTGTTCGGGAACTTTGATTGCGCCCAATCTGGTACTGACGGCCGGTCACTGCGTGGAAAACCAAAAAGACTGCAACGACAGTCATTTCATATTCGGCTGGACCGAAGAAAAATCCCGTCAAGCCCTGCTGCCGTCTTCGGAAATTTACAACTGCAAAGGCATTGTGAAGTTTGAACTGAACATTCGCAAAAACATCGACTACGCGATTCTGGAATTGGATCGCCCCGTTCCCGGTGTGCGCCCGGCCAAGATCGCCAAAGAAGTTCTGCTGAAGCCCGATCAAACTCTGCTAAGTCTGTCGCACCCACTGGGTCTGCCAGTAAAGAAGGATTATGCACGCGTGCTTTCTGACACACCAGAGATGCATACTTTCAAAGTCCAGGTGGACACGTTCTCTGGCAGTTCAGGTTCTCCCCTTTACAACACCCAGGGTGAAATTGTCGGAATCCTTTCTCGCGGTATGGATGACATTTTGGAAGATGACATCTATCGCGTGCAAAAAGAGGGCGGCTGCATCAACTTCAACGCCTGTGCCGTCGGCCTTTGCTTTGGTCAGACTTACTATAAAGCCCCCCGCATTGACCTTTAG
- a CDS encoding DUF3465 domain-containing protein produces the protein MKSLIFFLVLISCSAFAGDRIPQCFDRKDRMEFNESQVLTWREFMENKFTARAFVDGTLVRLMEDRQGHVHFEVDLDENLNTDDDRIEVIYNVKYGKLPEYQPGDRIIACGDFVVDKYSPHKAVIHWLHINPKKGGPHEDGFIAINGQVAGLTDSKGSKK, from the coding sequence ATGAAATCGCTTATTTTCTTTCTTGTTTTGATCTCGTGTTCGGCATTTGCGGGCGATCGCATTCCTCAATGTTTCGATCGCAAAGACCGTATGGAATTTAACGAAAGCCAGGTGCTGACCTGGCGCGAGTTCATGGAAAACAAGTTCACCGCCCGCGCCTTTGTGGATGGCACCCTGGTGCGCCTGATGGAAGACCGTCAGGGACATGTGCACTTTGAAGTGGATCTGGATGAAAACCTGAACACCGACGATGACCGCATTGAAGTGATCTATAACGTGAAATACGGCAAGCTTCCGGAATATCAACCCGGCGATCGCATCATCGCCTGCGGTGACTTTGTGGTCGACAAGTATTCTCCACACAAGGCCGTGATCCACTGGCTGCACATCAACCCCAAAAAAGGCGGTCCTCATGAAGATGGCTTTATCGCCATCAACGGACAAGTGGCCGGCCTGACTGACAGCAAAGGATCTAAAAAGTGA
- a CDS encoding YiiD C-terminal domain-containing protein, with protein MEVNPQELIQILKDKITLYEHLGIEVKEISSARVHFRVSLDKSKNHKGTAFGGSLYASAVLAAYALALAGLKQRGLDTENIVIAKGEIQYLRPVETDFDIVSEFPSEDDEEAFYQELLSKKRVRGKIRSQILGDGGSLKASLVGDFVVKL; from the coding sequence ATGGAAGTAAACCCGCAGGAACTGATTCAGATTCTGAAGGACAAGATCACTCTGTATGAGCATCTTGGCATTGAAGTGAAAGAAATCAGTTCCGCGCGCGTGCACTTTCGTGTGTCGCTGGATAAGAGCAAAAACCACAAGGGCACAGCCTTTGGTGGCAGTTTGTATGCTTCGGCTGTTCTGGCTGCCTATGCACTGGCATTGGCAGGGTTAAAGCAGCGGGGCCTGGACACCGAAAATATCGTTATTGCCAAGGGCGAGATCCAGTATCTGCGCCCGGTGGAAACTGACTTTGATATCGTCAGCGAGTTTCCGTCTGAAGACGACGAAGAAGCGTTCTATCAGGAACTGCTTTCCAAAAAACGCGTTCGCGGAAAAATCCGCTCTCAAATACTGGGTGATGGCGGCTCTTTAAAGGCTTCCTTGGTCGGGGATTTCGTCGTCAAGTTGTGA
- a CDS encoding lactonase family protein, whose amino-acid sequence MKTLRLGLTLLWILTLAACAGSSGSGPSPSPSPTPAPARFSYVLNSSDDSISVFSIASDGTLAPLEVAAAGNYAKSLLMDQNQEHLYVVNASDDTISQFQIGPDGKLQSLGLVATEEFPQSVQISPDGRFVYSLNLRSESITQYSKGSDGRLTAMGSTPHTAGPLSMLFSNQGQYAYVVNILDASISQYAVDNNGALTALVPDRVASQGEFIYVLSCSTDEVEVFAIGSDGTLQSRQVMATESSPQGMTISGNHLYVANAFSSTVSVYEIQNSGTLELKSTVPAGASPETVTVDAAGQSAYVLDYIENQILQFHVGTDGSLTRTSATPFSTGLTPVQMLLKR is encoded by the coding sequence ATGAAAACCCTGCGCCTTGGTTTGACCTTGCTTTGGATACTGACTCTTGCTGCTTGTGCTGGCAGTTCTGGTTCTGGCCCCTCCCCCTCCCCTTCACCCACGCCTGCTCCGGCCAGGTTTTCTTATGTGTTGAATTCTTCGGACGACAGCATCAGTGTTTTTTCGATTGCATCTGATGGCACCCTTGCACCTTTGGAGGTCGCGGCCGCCGGGAATTATGCGAAATCACTTTTGATGGATCAAAACCAAGAGCATCTTTATGTGGTGAACGCCAGTGACGACACGATTTCACAGTTTCAAATCGGCCCTGATGGCAAGCTTCAGTCCCTGGGCCTCGTTGCCACGGAAGAGTTTCCCCAGTCGGTGCAGATTTCTCCAGACGGAAGATTTGTTTATTCACTGAATCTGCGCAGTGAATCCATCACTCAGTACAGCAAAGGCAGTGATGGGCGCCTTACTGCGATGGGGAGCACGCCGCATACAGCAGGTCCATTAAGCATGCTTTTTTCCAATCAGGGTCAGTATGCTTATGTGGTGAACATTCTTGATGCCAGTATTTCCCAGTATGCAGTGGACAACAATGGCGCGCTGACGGCATTGGTGCCGGACCGGGTGGCCTCACAAGGTGAATTCATCTATGTGCTTAGCTGCAGCACTGACGAAGTCGAAGTGTTTGCCATTGGTTCAGATGGCACTTTGCAATCCCGTCAGGTGATGGCGACGGAATCAAGCCCGCAAGGCATGACCATCAGCGGAAACCACCTGTATGTGGCCAATGCGTTTTCTTCAACCGTCAGTGTCTATGAAATTCAAAACAGCGGAACACTGGAGCTTAAATCAACAGTTCCTGCCGGGGCCTCGCCTGAAACGGTGACTGTGGATGCTGCAGGCCAATCCGCTTATGTGCTCGACTATATTGAAAACCAAATACTGCAGTTTCATGTGGGCACCGACGGGTCGCTGACCCGAACCAGTGCGACTCCTTTTAGCACGGGATTGACTCCAGTGCAGATGCTGCTGAAACGCTAA
- a CDS encoding class I SAM-dependent methyltransferase, whose amino-acid sequence MKAQYQQFIRTHNHKTAINGETLVALNGLTERNHVEYLQDVCADLFPNPQGLKALDMGAAHGVCAMALAELGMQVAAYDMYRSSVAIVHKMAMEQHLNISFRVGGSLQIEQLQEKFDLIHDRDCLTNIPLPLDRARFLQSLRKMLAEDGKLVIRTSILSPQFDPDDSFESICLDADYVLWRQTPESDAPGVVAMNGRHWTAQKRLPPAEVIRQELCRAGFMILDEEIELVPGNNPSILRLVVTSAPGR is encoded by the coding sequence ATGAAAGCTCAATACCAACAATTCATCCGCACTCACAATCACAAAACTGCCATCAACGGTGAAACTCTGGTGGCCTTAAATGGCCTGACTGAACGCAATCATGTCGAATATCTGCAAGACGTCTGCGCCGACTTGTTCCCAAACCCCCAAGGGCTGAAAGCCCTGGACATGGGTGCGGCGCACGGGGTTTGTGCAATGGCCTTGGCCGAACTGGGCATGCAAGTAGCGGCTTACGACATGTACCGTTCTTCTGTGGCGATTGTTCACAAAATGGCCATGGAGCAGCACTTGAATATTTCATTCCGCGTGGGCGGCAGCCTGCAAATCGAGCAGCTACAGGAAAAATTCGATTTGATCCACGATCGCGACTGCCTTACTAATATTCCACTACCTCTGGATCGAGCGCGCTTCCTGCAAAGCCTTCGCAAAATGCTGGCTGAAGATGGCAAACTGGTGATTCGCACCTCCATCCTCAGCCCACAGTTCGATCCGGATGACAGCTTCGAGTCCATTTGCCTGGATGCCGACTATGTTTTGTGGAGACAAACTCCAGAATCAGATGCTCCGGGTGTGGTTGCCATGAATGGCCGTCACTGGACAGCACAAAAAAGACTGCCACCCGCTGAAGTGATTCGTCAGGAACTATGCCGTGCGGGCTTCATGATCCTGGATGAAGAAATCGAGCTGGTTCCCGGTAACAACCCATCGATCCTTCGACTTGTCGTCACTAGCGCCCCAGGGCGCTAG
- a CDS encoding ParA family protein, with protein MGSIVSFINQKGGVAKTTTAINVASQWAKEGKKVLLVDLDPQSSATRAIFGDEDFEDTIYDVITGEVQAQDAVVFSEAFGIDVIPSEIMLSGIEISMSTKFGRESILKRALAEIKEEYDIVVIDCSPSLGLLTVNALIASKDIVIPICPEYFSLMGIDLILETLKSIKNGLGHTINVRGIIISKYRNRRIVEKVIQDLRTNYSIPVFNNFIPESIAVEEAHHKHLPVNDFSPKNPAGLALASLAQEMWN; from the coding sequence ATGGGCAGCATCGTATCATTCATCAATCAAAAAGGCGGCGTGGCAAAAACCACCACCGCCATCAACGTGGCATCTCAGTGGGCGAAGGAAGGCAAGAAAGTTCTTCTGGTCGACCTGGATCCTCAGTCTTCCGCCACTCGTGCGATCTTTGGCGACGAGGATTTTGAAGATACAATCTATGACGTTATCACTGGCGAAGTGCAGGCACAGGACGCCGTTGTTTTCTCTGAAGCCTTCGGCATCGATGTGATCCCGTCTGAAATCATGCTGAGCGGTATTGAAATCTCCATGTCCACCAAGTTTGGCCGTGAAAGCATCCTGAAAAGAGCCCTGGCAGAAATCAAGGAAGAGTACGACATCGTTGTGATCGATTGTTCTCCGTCTTTGGGTCTTTTGACCGTGAATGCGCTGATTGCCTCCAAGGACATCGTGATTCCGATCTGCCCAGAGTACTTCTCTTTGATGGGCATTGATCTGATTCTTGAGACTTTGAAAAGCATCAAGAACGGTCTTGGTCACACCATCAACGTGCGTGGAATCATCATTTCCAAGTACCGCAACCGCCGTATCGTGGAAAAGGTCATCCAGGATCTTCGCACGAACTATTCCATCCCGGTATTTAATAACTTTATTCCAGAATCCATCGCGGTTGAGGAAGCTCACCACAAGCATTTGCCGGTGAATGATTTCTCTCCGAAAAATCCGGCGGGTCTTGCTTTGGCAAGCCTTGCACAGGAAATGTGGAATTGA